The Planococcus liqunii genome includes a region encoding these proteins:
- a CDS encoding GNAT family N-acetyltransferase, which produces MRLRRAREEDFKTLEGLFKSMGKVEHRGFQNRFEEMVHNPSYFLIVAFHGAEAIGYALVQDYGRHLRLGKKTCRLHDLYVLSNYRQLGIAHQLMEATFEWCQSVDAKWLQWNTSKEAIGFYEKIGCKCLSYDGETPEFEVEF; this is translated from the coding sequence ATGAGGCTTAGAAGGGCTAGGGAAGAGGATTTTAAGACATTAGAAGGGCTATTTAAAAGCATGGGAAAGGTGGAACACCGTGGATTTCAAAATCGCTTTGAGGAAATGGTACACAACCCAAGTTACTTTTTAATCGTGGCATTTCACGGAGCGGAAGCGATCGGGTATGCATTAGTACAGGACTACGGCCGACATCTGCGGCTTGGCAAAAAGACGTGTCGACTGCATGATTTATATGTATTGTCAAACTACAGGCAGCTAGGAATAGCCCACCAGTTGATGGAAGCGACGTTTGAATGGTGCCAATCGGTTGATGCGAAGTGGCTCCAGTGGAATACCAGCAAGGAAGCCATTGGTTTCTATGAGAAGATCGGGTGCAAGTGCCTGAGTTATGATGGAGAAACACCGGAGTTTGAAGTTGAATTCTAG
- a CDS encoding ABC transporter permease: protein MLNLIKLELKRMNLKNVALSFVLINVAIIGMLMLLGIEPEAASEFLASPDDIRILIELFAIAAFVIYASVLLSQLIIEEFKNKTISFLFLYPISRKKLLMAKLIIVSVLTFFFVIASVLIVYYSFSAFNSVYAFTAVKLGGTLSLNYIVHLVVLAIACAGLSLIPLFFGMRKYSVPATIISAIAIVALLSSSVDMNDTNLFSITAVPVFLGVLGFIIANLVVGRAVKKDF, encoded by the coding sequence ATGCTGAATTTAATTAAACTAGAATTAAAAAGAATGAATTTGAAAAATGTGGCTTTGAGTTTTGTGCTTATAAATGTAGCGATTATTGGAATGTTGATGTTATTGGGCATTGAACCGGAAGCAGCCTCTGAATTTTTAGCCAGCCCAGATGACATTCGTATACTAATTGAACTGTTTGCAATTGCAGCCTTTGTCATCTATGCTTCGGTCCTTCTATCTCAACTAATTATTGAGGAATTTAAAAATAAGACCATTTCATTTCTATTCTTATATCCAATCAGCCGAAAGAAATTGCTAATGGCCAAATTGATTATTGTTAGTGTCCTTACTTTTTTTTTCGTCATCGCTTCAGTATTGATCGTCTACTACAGCTTTTCAGCTTTTAATAGCGTGTATGCATTTACTGCGGTCAAACTGGGGGGTACCTTGTCTCTCAATTATATCGTCCACTTGGTGGTTCTGGCCATTGCATGTGCAGGACTTTCATTGATTCCGTTATTCTTTGGGATGAGGAAGTACTCAGTCCCAGCCACAATTATTTCGGCAATTGCTATAGTCGCCCTCCTGTCATCTTCAGTGGATATGAACGACACCAATCTTTTTTCAATTACCGCAGTCCCTGTATTCCTGGGGGTTCTCGGATTCATCATTGCCAATTTGGTAGTAGGCCGGGCAGTAAAAAAAGATTTTTGA
- a CDS encoding amino acid permease: MNNGALTRKLGFWAALAIAVGTTIGSGIFVSSGDVARAAGTPSLAILAWIIGGLIAIPQVMVLAELSTAYPQNGSGYVYLNKAGWRPLGFLYGWATFWALDPPSIAIMALALVSYIATFLPFFDGLPGKLLGIAIILIITSIHYRSVKEGGLFQVIITAVKIIPFLIVIGLGLMYMNPGNFSYTPPSGSGPTSLIGGISATTWAYTGMAAICFMAGEFKNPGKVLPRALIGSILIVMSLYTLLAVCVIGLMPFENLLASNAALSDAVKFIPGLSDIASSFVAVTAIIVILGSLSSCIMFQPRLEYAMAKDGLFFQRFAKVHPKYETPSFSIVVQVTYACILVMFSNLTALLGYFTLIQLLINIMDFAAVYKCRKRGDYKPVYRMPMWRVTTMLAILGAAWLAWGTFTWAPIEGMIAALIVVATGLPVYYYWEKKYGGRKSEEAMVWDLKTEKINPVEQK; this comes from the coding sequence ATGAACAATGGTGCGTTGACCAGAAAGCTAGGTTTTTGGGCAGCTTTAGCAATTGCAGTGGGAACGACAATAGGTTCAGGTATTTTTGTTTCATCAGGAGATGTTGCCCGGGCTGCTGGAACACCTTCGCTGGCGATTCTTGCTTGGATTATAGGAGGATTAATTGCTATCCCGCAAGTCATGGTATTAGCAGAACTATCAACTGCCTACCCGCAAAATGGAAGCGGTTACGTTTACTTAAACAAAGCTGGATGGCGCCCTTTAGGCTTTCTGTATGGCTGGGCAACGTTTTGGGCTTTAGATCCTCCGTCCATTGCAATCATGGCATTGGCGCTTGTATCTTACATAGCGACGTTTCTGCCGTTCTTTGATGGCTTGCCAGGGAAATTGCTGGGTATTGCGATCATTTTGATTATCACTTCTATTCACTATCGAAGTGTTAAAGAAGGCGGGTTATTCCAAGTTATCATTACAGCCGTTAAGATCATTCCCTTCTTAATTGTGATTGGTTTAGGATTGATGTACATGAATCCAGGAAATTTCTCATATACCCCACCTTCAGGTTCAGGTCCAACAAGCTTGATTGGAGGAATATCGGCAACTACTTGGGCATACACAGGAATGGCAGCCATTTGCTTTATGGCAGGGGAATTTAAAAATCCGGGCAAGGTTCTACCACGTGCCCTTATCGGTTCTATTTTGATAGTGATGTCTTTGTATACATTGCTTGCGGTTTGTGTCATCGGCTTAATGCCATTTGAAAACCTACTCGCATCTAATGCAGCCTTATCAGACGCTGTAAAGTTCATACCAGGATTATCTGATATTGCTTCATCGTTTGTGGCGGTTACCGCCATTATTGTCATTTTAGGCTCTTTAAGTTCATGTATCATGTTCCAGCCACGTCTTGAATATGCGATGGCAAAAGATGGCTTATTCTTTCAGCGCTTTGCTAAAGTTCATCCGAAGTATGAAACCCCGAGCTTCTCAATCGTAGTACAAGTTACGTATGCTTGCATTCTGGTCATGTTCAGCAACCTGACTGCTTTGCTGGGATATTTCACGCTTATTCAATTGCTCATCAATATCATGGATTTTGCTGCAGTCTACAAGTGCCGCAAACGAGGTGATTATAAGCCGGTTTATCGTATGCCAATGTGGAGAGTCACTACTATGCTCGCTATTCTAGGCGCAGCTTGGCTTGCTTGGGGCACATTTACTTGGGCACCAATTGAAGGCATGATTGCAGCATTGATTGTAGTCGCCACAGGACTTCCTGTGTACTACTACTGGGAAAAGAAATATGGTGGCAGAAAGAGCGAAGAAGCAATGGTTTGGGACCTTAAAACTGAGAAAATCAATCCTGTTGAACAAAAATAG
- a CDS encoding TIM barrel protein yields the protein MKRLEIENLELWAGEPHLFVYRNALRNIRTLKKEIRIRGLKVICYTPEQCVYPYNLAASDDHWRKISIDYFTDNLYAALELGADKMLVTSGIGDFSRSQEESWKYASDSIYQLTRIAEKEGVTLALEPLTRFESDLITDFKGLKKMIEQIQAPSLKGMIDSVAMQLAGETPDDYFSMLSELTHFHLIDGDGYSDAHLSLDEGVQDWRGYLTSLQHYGYKGTCTLEVMGSAYYQDPQAAIMKSLKKIKEMKI from the coding sequence ATGAAACGATTGGAAATTGAGAATCTTGAATTATGGGCAGGAGAGCCTCATTTATTTGTTTATCGAAATGCACTTAGAAATATTAGAACCCTGAAAAAAGAAATACGAATCAGAGGATTAAAAGTTATCTGCTATACGCCAGAACAATGTGTTTATCCATATAACCTTGCGGCTTCTGATGACCACTGGCGAAAAATTAGCATTGATTATTTCACTGATAACCTATATGCGGCTTTGGAATTGGGTGCCGATAAAATGTTAGTTACTTCAGGGATTGGGGATTTTTCAAGATCTCAGGAAGAATCATGGAAATATGCAAGTGATTCTATCTACCAATTGACTAGGATAGCTGAAAAGGAAGGGGTGACGCTCGCTTTAGAACCGTTAACCCGATTCGAATCTGACCTGATTACAGATTTTAAAGGATTAAAAAAGATGATAGAACAAATCCAAGCACCATCGTTAAAGGGAATGATTGATTCAGTAGCAATGCAGTTAGCTGGTGAGACGCCCGATGACTATTTCTCCATGTTGTCGGAATTAACCCACTTTCATTTAATTGATGGAGACGGTTATAGCGATGCCCATTTATCTTTAGATGAGGGCGTCCAAGATTGGCGAGGGTACTTAACGAGTCTTCAACATTACGGGTATAAAGGAACTTGTACTTTAGAAGTAATGGGGTCTGCTTATTATCAAGATCCTCAAGCGGCAATTATGAAATCCCTGAAAAAGATAAAAGAAATGAAAATCTAA
- a CDS encoding DUF4275 family protein yields the protein MRLTSVLRKKGIIVHEFENAGREFRERWVHAFSDAQFEQHQYLTEFLWYMFSAEKMNCLIRKEAAHSFDKVNKRYCYIFFQESDDVLQVEYASAMSANDLLNVTGEYCDVYVVDKGFNWTYVIPHEEDWGPYFYRKKSKGN from the coding sequence ATTCGATTAACTAGTGTTCTTCGTAAAAAAGGGATCATTGTTCATGAGTTTGAAAATGCCGGGCGAGAGTTCAGAGAAAGATGGGTTCATGCATTTTCGGATGCTCAATTTGAACAGCATCAATATTTAACTGAGTTTCTATGGTATATGTTTTCTGCTGAAAAAATGAATTGTTTGATTAGGAAAGAAGCAGCTCATTCATTTGACAAGGTAAACAAGCGTTATTGTTATATCTTTTTTCAAGAGTCCGACGATGTTTTACAAGTGGAATATGCGTCTGCCATGAGTGCTAACGATTTGTTGAATGTAACAGGCGAATATTGCGATGTCTATGTTGTGGACAAAGGCTTTAATTGGACATATGTGATTCCTCATGAAGAAGATTGGGGTCCATACTTTTACCGAAAAAAGTCCAAGGGTAATTGA
- a CDS encoding response regulator transcription factor, translating into MNEAILLVEDDHHIHEMVSTHMKREGYTITSAFDRDEAISLFSKGNYDLVILDLMLPTSNGLDVLQTIRNESMLPILIMSAKGSDLDKALGLGFGADDYIAKPFSLIEMTARVRAALRRSKQYSQTALNQEEQIIEIGDLKINSANFSVIKEGQELNLTAKEFQILSLLATNPNRVFTKGQLFENVWKEAYYGDDNIINVHIRRLRGKIEEDPSSPTYIKTIWGIGYKIEVGK; encoded by the coding sequence GTGAACGAAGCGATATTGCTAGTGGAAGATGATCACCACATTCATGAGATGGTTTCAACTCACATGAAAAGAGAGGGTTACACGATTACATCGGCGTTTGACAGAGATGAAGCAATATCCCTATTCTCAAAGGGAAATTACGATTTAGTCATTTTGGATTTGATGTTGCCGACTTCAAACGGACTGGATGTTTTGCAAACGATTCGAAACGAAAGCATGCTGCCCATTTTAATCATGTCTGCAAAAGGAAGTGATTTGGACAAAGCACTGGGGCTGGGATTTGGAGCGGATGACTATATTGCCAAACCTTTTTCATTAATCGAAATGACAGCCCGTGTGAGAGCGGCCTTGCGCCGGTCAAAACAATATAGTCAAACGGCTCTCAATCAGGAAGAACAAATTATTGAAATAGGTGATTTAAAAATCAACTCAGCAAACTTTTCTGTCATCAAAGAAGGACAGGAGTTGAATCTGACAGCCAAGGAATTCCAGATTCTAAGCCTGCTTGCGACAAACCCAAACCGCGTTTTTACAAAAGGCCAGCTGTTTGAGAATGTCTGGAAAGAAGCTTATTACGGAGATGACAATATTATTAATGTTCACATCCGACGCCTAAGAGGAAAAATTGAAGAAGATCCATCTTCACCAACATACATAAAAACCATTTGGGGCATCGGCTACAAAATTGAGGTTGGAAAATGA
- a CDS encoding (4Fe-4S)-binding protein, whose product MKLVQKEYRGSEIDVYFTPALCIHAVECVKGLPMVFDTTRRPWMDPEQESLEAIAQVIERCPSGALQYGRKDGEPNEQPDEPATIVPTVSQQLVMRGNLQISHVDEDIQTYRAILCGYGQSNNVPFCDKSSICKGEKS is encoded by the coding sequence TTGAAACTGGTACAAAAAGAATATAGAGGAAGTGAAATAGACGTCTATTTCACGCCGGCTCTTTGCATCCATGCTGTGGAATGTGTCAAAGGACTTCCGATGGTTTTTGATACAACACGGCGGCCCTGGATGGATCCGGAGCAAGAGAGTTTGGAAGCGATAGCTCAAGTCATTGAACGTTGTCCAAGTGGAGCACTCCAGTATGGCCGAAAGGATGGGGAGCCAAATGAACAACCGGATGAACCGGCTACTATTGTCCCTACCGTATCCCAGCAATTAGTTATGCGCGGAAATCTTCAGATAAGCCATGTGGATGAAGACATACAAACATATCGCGCCATACTTTGTGGATACGGACAATCAAATAATGTCCCCTTCTGCGACAAAAGCTCGATCTGCAAGGGGGAGAAAAGTTGA
- a CDS encoding low temperature requirement protein A, which produces MIHKRVLWLELFFDLIFVAAIAKATHVLLHLENGIIPGEYLFKFVLIFIPIWWSWVGQTLYTNRFGEDRLSHRLFMILQMFFMVVLTASLSPDFDNYYIPFLIGYIGVRMVTALQYIYTLRSLKGPSRAVAKHLGFGFLIGIFISLLSVFFDSWLRYFILYLGIIIDLFIPILNRKHLEKVPVNTPHLLERFGLLTIILFGESIVSLVAIFETEAFLWSEAVLIFLAFLVIIAMWWQYFDNLEKKIDKEAVTSGQVIIYGHLFILMSLSLFAAVIQMSYLYEVEPVFLLVLTFSTAFVYFSATTAVFHKYRRPEHRLQVWHLLLFLAILISFLIFNLLVSVSVLVLLTELLIFFIVYTVFTTK; this is translated from the coding sequence ATGATTCATAAACGCGTGTTATGGTTGGAGCTATTTTTTGATTTGATTTTTGTTGCGGCTATAGCAAAAGCTACGCATGTATTGCTGCATTTGGAAAATGGAATAATTCCAGGGGAATACTTATTCAAATTTGTTTTAATTTTCATCCCAATCTGGTGGTCATGGGTAGGCCAGACACTTTATACGAACCGCTTTGGGGAAGACCGGCTGTCCCATCGCCTGTTTATGATTCTTCAGATGTTTTTTATGGTCGTATTGACAGCTAGCCTGTCCCCTGATTTTGACAATTACTATATCCCATTTCTCATCGGATATATTGGTGTACGCATGGTAACCGCTCTTCAATATATCTATACACTCCGTTCCTTGAAAGGGCCTAGCCGCGCCGTGGCTAAACACCTGGGGTTCGGCTTTCTCATCGGAATTTTCATTTCGCTTTTATCCGTCTTTTTCGATTCATGGCTAAGGTATTTCATCTTGTATTTGGGAATTATTATCGATCTCTTTATTCCAATCTTGAACAGAAAGCATTTGGAAAAAGTGCCGGTCAATACGCCGCATCTTTTGGAGCGATTCGGGTTATTGACAATCATTTTGTTCGGAGAATCAATCGTCAGCCTTGTTGCCATATTCGAAACAGAAGCATTTTTATGGAGTGAAGCGGTCCTTATTTTCCTTGCATTTTTAGTAATCATCGCCATGTGGTGGCAATATTTCGACAACCTTGAAAAGAAAATCGATAAAGAGGCTGTCACTTCTGGACAAGTCATCATTTATGGGCATTTATTCATTCTAATGTCTTTAAGCTTGTTTGCTGCAGTCATTCAGATGAGCTATCTATACGAAGTAGAACCGGTTTTTTTATTGGTTTTGACGTTTAGTACTGCTTTTGTATATTTCTCAGCAACGACAGCTGTGTTCCATAAGTACCGTAGACCTGAACATCGTTTACAAGTCTGGCATCTGCTTTTGTTTCTCGCTATTTTAATTTCTTTCCTGATTTTCAATTTGCTCGTCTCAGTTTCTGTATTAGTCCTTTTAACGGAACTGCTGATCTTTTTCATTGTTTATACAGTCTTTACAACCAAATAA
- a CDS encoding sensor histidine kinase, with protein sequence MIILCAALLLLLIFVSYRYYKIKKMVTADLPYITDKLDKIIENQSTERLLVMTEEKPLRELLVSINTLLDYHQEYIADGSRLRMSMNRMLSNVSHDLKTPLTVVLGYIETIQHDRHYTSEEREELLAKVNGKVIEVGNLISKFFDLARLESNDWPIEMQKINVNEVCRETILGYYDILNSKGFEVAIEIPEKDIFIHADRQALKRILENLLSNAIRYGKEGKVLGLALQQDENQVIIEVWDRGKGISEKNAHQIFERLYTLEDARSSSTEGSGLGLTIAKRLVERMNGSINFTSVPFKKTLFTVKFKS encoded by the coding sequence ATGATCATACTATGCGCAGCGCTCTTGCTGCTGTTGATATTTGTCAGTTATCGCTATTACAAAATCAAAAAAATGGTTACAGCAGACCTTCCGTATATAACAGACAAGCTAGACAAAATTATAGAGAACCAATCGACCGAAAGGCTTCTTGTGATGACCGAAGAAAAGCCCTTAAGGGAATTACTGGTCAGCATCAACACATTATTGGATTATCATCAGGAATATATTGCTGACGGTTCGCGGCTACGGATGTCAATGAACCGGATGCTATCCAATGTTTCCCATGATTTGAAAACACCCTTGACCGTGGTATTGGGTTATATCGAAACGATTCAGCACGATAGGCACTATACATCCGAAGAACGGGAAGAACTGCTGGCGAAGGTAAATGGAAAAGTCATCGAAGTTGGAAATCTTATCAGTAAATTCTTTGATTTAGCCAGACTGGAATCGAATGATTGGCCGATTGAAATGCAAAAAATCAATGTGAACGAAGTATGCCGGGAAACCATTCTTGGCTATTACGATATTTTAAACTCTAAAGGTTTTGAAGTCGCTATTGAAATACCAGAAAAAGATATTTTTATCCATGCTGATAGACAAGCCCTGAAACGTATTCTGGAAAATTTATTGTCCAATGCGATCCGGTACGGCAAAGAAGGAAAAGTATTGGGTCTTGCACTGCAGCAAGACGAAAATCAAGTAATCATTGAAGTTTGGGACCGCGGCAAAGGAATCAGCGAAAAAAATGCCCACCAAATTTTTGAACGCCTCTACACTTTAGAAGATGCACGAAGTTCTTCGACTGAAGGCAGCGGACTGGGATTGACCATCGCTAAAAGACTGGTGGAACGAATGAACGGAAGCATCAACTTCACTAGTGTTCCTTTTAAAAAGACTTTATTTACGGTTAAATTTAAAAGCTGA
- a CDS encoding ABC transporter ATP-binding protein — protein sequence MTYILRTHQLTKTYNGEAVVSGVDMNIKYGEIYGFLGPNGAGKTTIMKMITNLVQPSGGEIEVFGEKVHDTSYEVLKRMGSIIEYPVFFEKLTARKNLELHCEYMGYYDKQAITETLALVNLVNVENKPVKDFSLGMKQRLGLARAVITKPEILILDEPVNGLDPVGMHELRDLFMKLSRQYGITLLISSHNLSEIEQIADTIGVIRKGKLIKEAPMEEIRNAHTNHIELVVKDYPKAAFVLENKLNVRNFRVREDKNIINIYDDFSQNDIIQSMIQNQVTIESIVHKKQPLEDYFLQLIGGDGPNAEFN from the coding sequence ATGACTTATATTCTTAGAACGCATCAGCTGACCAAGACTTATAATGGCGAAGCAGTCGTTTCTGGAGTGGACATGAACATCAAGTACGGAGAAATTTATGGGTTTTTAGGTCCCAATGGCGCCGGAAAAACAACTATTATGAAAATGATTACTAATTTAGTGCAGCCATCAGGCGGGGAAATAGAAGTATTCGGGGAAAAAGTACACGATACTTCTTATGAAGTGTTAAAAAGAATGGGAAGCATTATCGAATATCCGGTCTTTTTCGAAAAACTCACAGCAAGAAAAAACTTGGAACTTCATTGTGAATACATGGGCTATTACGATAAACAAGCAATTACAGAGACGCTGGCACTTGTTAATTTGGTGAATGTAGAAAATAAGCCTGTTAAAGACTTTTCCCTTGGGATGAAGCAGCGGCTTGGTCTTGCGCGTGCAGTCATCACAAAACCAGAAATCCTCATTTTGGATGAACCGGTCAACGGACTGGATCCTGTAGGGATGCATGAACTGCGTGATTTGTTTATGAAACTCAGCCGGCAATATGGCATTACGCTGCTTATTTCGAGCCACAATCTTTCAGAAATTGAACAGATTGCAGATACAATCGGTGTCATCCGCAAAGGAAAACTAATTAAAGAAGCCCCTATGGAGGAAATACGCAATGCCCATACCAATCATATAGAGTTGGTTGTAAAAGATTACCCTAAAGCAGCTTTCGTGTTGGAGAATAAATTGAACGTGCGGAACTTCCGAGTCAGAGAAGATAAAAACATTATTAATATTTATGATGATTTTTCACAGAATGATATCATTCAATCAATGATTCAAAATCAAGTGACAATCGAGTCTATTGTTCATAAAAAGCAGCCTCTTGAAGATTATTTCCTGCAACTCATAGGAGGGGATGGTCCAAATGCTGAATTTAATTAA
- the cls gene encoding cardiolipin synthase — MDWLILLSWALDGIILLNIGLAIVVIFNERRDPGASWAWLLILFFLPVIGFIVYLFFGRLLKDKNFYNLSEEEQSYHTRQINSQVERIQSGAAEYDEELLKKHKQLLIMNLQSSRSLISFYNDMHVLSEGVQKFDTMIEDIGQAQAEINIQYYIIKRDALGKRLLDALLERAKAGVKVRLLYDGFGSRSLRQVDFKELIEHGGEVQIFFPSAFGFLNLRINNRNHRKVCIIDGKVGYIGGFNVGMEYLGEVKKFGYWRDIHLRIEGDVVQHIQERFILDWNYSNQYKKRDELFCFPQHGVKNLSPMQIVTSGPNSHTEHLKNMMIKMILSAEREVFIQTPYFIPDKSFMDACKMALLSGVKMHIMIPGKPDHPFVMWGSWSFLGELLDYGADVYLYDRGFLHSKTLTVDGEISTVGTTNLDARSFRLNFEINALVFNRRIALELESLFESDTVNCRKLTKELYAKRNWTVKLREGISRLLSPIL; from the coding sequence ATGGATTGGCTGATCTTGTTGAGCTGGGCGTTGGACGGAATAATCCTATTGAATATTGGGCTGGCCATTGTGGTGATTTTTAACGAACGGCGTGATCCAGGGGCTTCCTGGGCATGGCTGCTGATTTTATTCTTTTTACCAGTCATTGGCTTTATCGTTTATCTGTTTTTCGGCAGACTTTTAAAAGATAAGAACTTTTATAATTTAAGCGAAGAAGAACAATCTTATCACACTCGGCAAATTAATTCTCAAGTCGAACGGATTCAAAGTGGTGCAGCGGAATACGACGAGGAATTGCTGAAAAAGCATAAACAGTTGTTAATCATGAACTTGCAATCTTCCCGGTCGCTGATTAGCTTCTATAACGACATGCATGTACTCTCTGAAGGTGTACAGAAATTCGATACAATGATTGAGGACATCGGCCAAGCACAGGCAGAGATTAACATCCAGTACTACATCATCAAACGGGACGCACTCGGCAAGCGGCTGCTCGATGCTTTGTTGGAGCGGGCAAAAGCGGGTGTCAAAGTTCGCCTTCTTTATGATGGCTTCGGTTCCAGGAGTTTGAGGCAAGTGGATTTTAAGGAATTGATTGAGCACGGCGGCGAAGTGCAGATTTTCTTCCCATCGGCTTTCGGGTTCTTAAATTTGCGCATCAATAACCGGAATCATCGGAAAGTGTGCATCATCGATGGGAAAGTCGGGTATATCGGAGGATTTAATGTTGGCATGGAATATCTGGGGGAAGTTAAAAAATTTGGCTATTGGCGAGACATACATTTGCGAATAGAAGGCGATGTGGTCCAACATATCCAGGAACGTTTTATTTTGGACTGGAACTACTCCAATCAATATAAAAAACGGGACGAACTATTTTGCTTTCCTCAGCACGGTGTAAAGAATTTATCCCCGATGCAAATCGTTACGAGCGGTCCAAATTCCCATACAGAGCATTTAAAAAACATGATGATCAAAATGATTCTATCGGCTGAACGAGAAGTTTTCATCCAGACACCCTATTTCATACCGGATAAGAGTTTCATGGACGCCTGCAAAATGGCATTACTGAGCGGTGTGAAAATGCATATCATGATTCCGGGCAAACCGGATCATCCGTTTGTCATGTGGGGATCCTGGTCGTTTCTTGGAGAATTGCTCGATTACGGGGCAGATGTCTACTTATATGACCGCGGCTTTCTTCATTCCAAAACATTGACAGTCGATGGAGAAATTTCAACTGTTGGCACGACCAACCTGGATGCCCGCAGTTTTCGCTTGAATTTCGAAATTAATGCGCTGGTATTTAACCGGCGAATTGCCCTTGAACTTGAATCGTTGTTCGAGTCGGATACAGTGAATTGCCGGAAGCTGACGAAAGAGCTATATGCCAAGCGCAATTGGACAGTCAAATTGCGTGAAGGAATTTCCCGTTTGCTAAGCCCGATTTTATGA
- a CDS encoding alpha/beta hydrolase — protein sequence MLHYVQYNVEDVGPTIIAIPALGERKEIFEELAKSLKGYRFLAIDLPGHNNRSFQKDFSIETYITEIKKLLDRLSISKAHFVGSSIGAWIIQSYYQSYAASVLSLTLLDGGYYFLGDYEGIEESEIELPIIEKLVDLKTAIKEQVDSMDMLPSSNKVIFESYLLKNFIRKDGLYVHHSNVNALNSLSKEMAETNYCIQQTKELPMLLLLADQGKDDSEEEQLNNFLTSNPNTTVKRISDSYHLLPITNSNDVSKHLKTYIYTDPTDDLS from the coding sequence ATGTTGCATTATGTACAGTACAATGTTGAAGATGTGGGACCGACCATTATCGCTATCCCAGCCCTTGGTGAACGAAAAGAAATCTTCGAGGAATTAGCAAAAAGCTTAAAGGGATACCGTTTTCTTGCAATTGATTTACCCGGTCATAACAACCGATCTTTTCAAAAAGATTTTTCAATCGAAACTTACATAACAGAAATAAAAAAGCTTTTAGATCGACTATCGATTTCAAAAGCCCATTTTGTAGGCAGCTCAATAGGTGCATGGATCATACAAAGTTATTATCAAAGCTATGCTGCCTCAGTGCTTTCTTTAACACTCCTGGATGGAGGGTATTATTTTCTTGGTGACTATGAAGGCATTGAGGAAAGTGAAATTGAACTTCCAATCATCGAAAAGCTGGTAGATTTAAAGACGGCTATTAAAGAACAAGTCGACTCGATGGATATGTTACCTTCCAGCAATAAAGTAATTTTTGAAAGCTATCTACTCAAAAATTTCATTCGAAAAGATGGGCTTTATGTCCATCATAGTAATGTGAATGCCTTAAATAGTCTTTCAAAAGAAATGGCGGAAACAAACTACTGTATTCAGCAAACTAAGGAACTTCCTATGTTACTGTTGCTGGCTGACCAAGGAAAAGATGACTCGGAAGAAGAGCAACTCAATAATTTTCTGACATCAAATCCCAATACGACTGTAAAGCGTATTTCCGATAGCTATCATTTATTGCCTATTACCAATTCAAACGATGTGTCAAAGCACTTAAAAACATACATTTATACTGACCCAACAGATGACTTAAGCTGA
- a CDS encoding GNAT family N-acetyltransferase, translating into MEIKSGENKFYIGDDIKNTDAEVHYVPAGATRIIVDHTHVGEQLRGQGVGEQLVESVIGYARENNLMIVPLCPFAKHQFEIHPEYADVLAK; encoded by the coding sequence ATGGAAATCAAATCAGGAGAAAACAAATTTTATATTGGTGATGATATTAAGAATACGGATGCTGAAGTTCATTATGTCCCGGCTGGCGCTACTCGAATTATTGTTGATCACACACATGTGGGGGAGCAGCTTCGAGGCCAGGGAGTAGGGGAACAATTAGTGGAGTCCGTGATTGGTTATGCAAGGGAAAACAACTTGATGATTGTGCCTCTTTGTCCTTTTGCGAAGCATCAATTTGAAATACATCCGGAATATGCAGATGTTTTAGCCAAGTAA